GCGGCGTCCGGTTCGATCATCAACGAGTTCTGCCCCCGCGTCATGGCGAGGAACACATCGGCCAGCAACTCTGTGTCAAGCAGGGCGCCGTGCAGGGTGCGGCTCGAGTTGTCGATCTCGTAGCGTTCGCACAGCGCGTCGAGGCTGTTGCGCTTGCCGGGGTGGAGATCCTTGGCCATGCGCAGGGTGTCGATCACCCCGTTGCAGATGGTGCCGACCGGCACGCGGCCGAGGCGGTCGAGTTCGGCATTCAGAAAGCCGATGTCGAAGGGCGCGTTATGGATGATCAGTTCGGCACCATTAATGAATTCGAGGAACTCATCGGCGATGTCGGCAAATTTTGGCTTGTCAGCAAGGAATTCGAGGGTGATCCCGTGTACGGCCTGGGCGCCTTCATCAATCTCGCGCTCGGGGTTGATGTATTTGTGCAGGTGGTGGCCGGTAAAGCGCCGATTCACCATCTCGATACAGGCAACTTCAATGATGCGGTGACCCGAGCGTGGGTCAAGGCCGGTGGTTTCGGTGTCGAGGACGATCTGTCTCATGCCGCTTCCCCGTTTCTCAATTCGTCAATGCCGCGATTGGCCAGGGCGTCGGCCCGTTCGTTTTCCGGATGCCCGGCGTGGCCCTTGACCCAGACCCATTCCAGCTTGTGCAATTTGACCTGGGCATCGAGCTGTTGCCAGAGGTCGGCATTCTTTACGGGCTTCTTGTCGGAAGTCTTCCAGCCGTTGCGTTTCCAGCCGTGAATCCACTCGTTGATACCCTTCAGCACATACTGCGAGTCGGTGTAGATCTTGCCGCCGATCGGACGCTTGAGCGCTTCGATGGCGCGGATTGCCGCGGTCAGTTCCATGCGGTTATTGGTCGTTTCCTTTTCGCCTCCCCACAACTCCTTTTCGTGCTGCCCGAGACGCAGGATAGCACCCCAGCCGCCTGGGCCGGGATTGCCCTTGCAGGCGCCATCGGTAAATATTTCGACGGTTTCTTCAGTGGCCTTCATTGGATTCCTTTTGAGCAATCGGGCGCAGCGCCTTGGCGCGCACCGACTTGTTACGCCAGTTGGGGGTGATCAGATGCATGCCATGGACGCGCTTAATGGCGCGCAGCACGTATACCCCACCAGCAAAATTCCACCAGCGGTTGCCGGCTGATTCGATGAATTGCAGACCTTGCAGCCATTTGAGTTGGTCGACCGGTGGCAGGTAGCAGCCCAGGGTGCCCCGGTCGACTTCGAAGCCAAGCAGCTTGAGCCAGTCCTTGAGGCGGTTGACCGAGAGAAAACTGCCGTTCCAGGGAAACTCGCCACTGCGGTCGAATTTGCGTTTGGCACCCCACAGTGAAATGGGATTGAAGCCGACGATGATGACCTGGCCCTCGGGAATCAGGATGCGCTCGACTTCGCGCAGGATCTGGTGCGGCT
The DNA window shown above is from Dechloromonas sp. HYN0024 and carries:
- the dnaQ gene encoding DNA polymerase III subunit epsilon, translated to MRQIVLDTETTGLDPRSGHRIIEVACIEMVNRRFTGHHLHKYINPEREIDEGAQAVHGITLEFLADKPKFADIADEFLEFINGAELIIHNAPFDIGFLNAELDRLGRVPVGTICNGVIDTLRMAKDLHPGKRNSLDALCERYEIDNSSRTLHGALLDTELLADVFLAMTRGQNSLMIEPDAAARPNLGADGLVRQRKPLTVQRASPEELAEHERVLKAIDKESKGACLWLAKPDANAV
- the rnhA gene encoding ribonuclease HI: MKATEETVEIFTDGACKGNPGPGGWGAILRLGQHEKELWGGEKETTNNRMELTAAIRAIEALKRPIGGKIYTDSQYVLKGINEWIHGWKRNGWKTSDKKPVKNADLWQQLDAQVKLHKLEWVWVKGHAGHPENERADALANRGIDELRNGEAA
- a CDS encoding class I SAM-dependent methyltransferase, yielding MSIPGLDAWLSTAPGRYVLDWEQRQLDAAVADVFGFHALQLGLPHGDFLRANRIPLRLKAGEFGAIDLQCDCTALPFASLSTDLVVLPHILEFSDQPHQILREVERILIPEGQVIIVGFNPISLWGAKRKFDRSGEFPWNGSFLSVNRLKDWLKLLGFEVDRGTLGCYLPPVDQLKWLQGLQFIESAGNRWWNFAGGVYVLRAIKRVHGMHLITPNWRNKSVRAKALRPIAQKESNEGH